A stretch of the Gossypium hirsutum isolate 1008001.06 chromosome D07, Gossypium_hirsutum_v2.1, whole genome shotgun sequence genome encodes the following:
- the LOC107956754 gene encoding transcriptional regulator STERILE APETALA: MSSSSSSASSSSSSEDGNGNGNGNGNGNGNGNGNGHGARRGGGDFEGPSLTRRRGNNEIWPGPFVEDLVVKVAIDASRSIGRLAAAGAIAHVFQVCSTWQAVSRSDPLWHRLTSVIWGRTHRMHTTWHEEYVYRHQTSQNFRLGRSVHVTLHFDPTGVDIPDGLTCRCLTLSDTHLACGFTDGTVRLFDLATRLHVATFHPLHGDRFGRFSRAVSGIIITDPRIIFATLDGDIYVAIIEGQHQARRAHIGNIVDDGSLVDFTGCGRWWVGLYAGVPGRAIHIWDGNTEELVYVNTTLTDRESLRGWHMLTELTEAIGRVRVTSQESAVACTSNKYMVLDLRNPAFPLHDRESARGFIVNSLDTNNEAFIIVDNRGRAIVRRADTLEELCRFNTRLGNLMGCMNLGYALLCAAGVIRVWGIEHGQYLYSFGENIGAVNAMAGDDRHVAAASSNSTIHLWDFGAQ, from the exons atgtcttcttcttcttcatcagccTCGTCTTCGTCTTCTTCTGAAGATGGCAATGGCAATGGCAATGGCAATGGCAATGGCAATGGCAATGGCAATGGCAATGGCCATGGCGCTAGACGTGGTGGGGGTGATTTCGAAGGTCCTTCTTTGACTCGTAGACGTGGCAATAACGAAATCTGGCCTGGGCCTTTTGTTGAAGATCTTGTTGTCAAAGTTGCCATTGATGCTTCTCGTTCTATTGGCCGCCTTGCAGCTGCTGGTGCTATTGCCCATGTGTTTCAG GTTTGTTCCACTTGGCAAGCTGTCTCTCGGTCTGATCCACTGTGGCACCGTCTCACAAGCGTCATATGGGGTCGCACCCACCGCATGCACACCACGTGGCATGAGGAATACGTATACCGTCATCAAACGTCTCAGAATTTTCGCCTTGGGAGATCGGTTCACGTGACACTCCACTTCGATCCAACCGGCGTGGACATCCCCGACGGGCTGACCTGCCGGTGCCTTACCCTTTCCGATACCCACCTTGCTTGTGGCTTCACTGATGGCACCGTTCGCCTCTTCGACCTCGCCACCCGCCTACACGTTGCTACCTTCCACCCCCTGCACGGGGACCGTTTTGGCCGTTTCTCACGCGCCGTATCCGGCATTATCATCACGGACCCCAGGATTATTTTCGCCACGCTGGATGGAGACATCTACGTGGCAATCATAGAAGGCCAGCACCAAGCGCGCAGGGCTCACATTGGAAACATCGTGGACGACGGTTCATTGGTGGATTTCACCGGCTGTGGGCGCTGGTGGGTGGGCCTTTACGCCGGGGTACCCGGCCGTGCTATCCACATTTGGGATGGCAACACTGAAGAGCTCGTTTATGTAAACACAACTTTAACCGACCGAGAGTCCTTGAGGGGTTGGCATATGTTGACTGAGTTGACCGAAGCCATAGGCCGTGTCAGGGTGACGAGTCAGGAATCGGCGGTTGCTTGTACGAGTAATAAGTACATGGTTTTAGACTTGAGAAACCCAGCGTTTCCATTGCATGACAGGGAGAGTGCGAGAGGCTTTATCGTGAATTCCTTGGACACGAACAACGAGGCGTTCATTATTGTGGACAACCGTGGCAGGGCAATCGTGCGACGGGCGGACACATTAGAAGAGTTATGCAGATTCAACACACGGCTAGGGAACCTAATGGGTTGCATGAACTTGGGGTACGCACTGTTGTGCGCAGCGGGTGTAATAAGGGTATGGGGAATAGAGCACGGGCAATACTTGTATAGCTTCGGTGAGAACATAGGGGCCGTGAACGCGATGGCGGGAGATGACCGGCATGTTGCAGCTGCCAGCAGTAATTCGACCATCCACCTATGGGATTTTGGTGCACAGTAG